The following proteins are encoded in a genomic region of Candidatus Methylospira mobilis:
- the tuf gene encoding elongation factor Tu encodes MSKEKFSRSKPHVNVGTIGHVDHGKTTLTAALTKVMAEMHGGEFKAYDQIDAAPEERARGITIATAHVEYESPNRHYAHVDCPGHADYVKNMITGAAQMDGAILVCSAADGPMPQTREHILLARQVGVPYIVVFLNKADMVDDAELIELVDMEVRELLTTYNFPGDTTPIIVGSALKALEGDQSEIGVPAIIKLVNALDEYIPQPDRPVDLPFLLPVEDVFSISGRGTVVTGRIERGIVKVGEEVEIVGLRPTVKTTCTGVEMFRKLLDQGQAGDNVGVLLRGTKREDVERGQVLAKPGTIKPHTHFEAEIYVLSKEEGGRHTPFFKGYRPQFYFRTTDVTGAVDLPEGVEMVMPGDNVNIKVKLLAPIAMDEGVRFAVREGGRTVGAGVVSKIFE; translated from the coding sequence ATGTCAAAAGAGAAGTTTTCGCGTAGCAAGCCGCATGTGAATGTCGGCACCATAGGTCATGTGGATCATGGTAAAACTACGCTGACCGCAGCGCTGACCAAGGTAATGGCCGAGATGCATGGTGGCGAGTTCAAGGCCTACGATCAGATCGATGCCGCTCCGGAAGAGCGGGCTCGCGGCATCACCATTGCGACCGCGCATGTCGAATACGAATCGCCGAATCGCCATTATGCGCATGTAGATTGTCCTGGGCATGCCGACTACGTCAAAAACATGATTACGGGCGCAGCGCAGATGGATGGAGCGATTCTGGTTTGCTCCGCCGCCGACGGCCCTATGCCGCAGACCAGAGAGCATATTCTTCTTGCGCGTCAGGTGGGTGTTCCCTATATCGTTGTTTTCCTGAACAAGGCCGATATGGTTGACGACGCCGAGCTGATCGAGTTGGTTGACATGGAAGTTCGTGAGCTGCTTACCACGTACAATTTTCCGGGTGACACTACTCCAATTATTGTCGGGTCCGCGCTGAAGGCGCTGGAGGGCGATCAAAGTGAAATCGGCGTACCTGCGATCATCAAGCTGGTAAATGCATTGGATGAATATATTCCGCAGCCCGACCGCCCGGTAGATCTGCCCTTCCTGCTGCCTGTGGAGGATGTGTTCTCTATTTCGGGGCGTGGCACGGTGGTGACGGGGCGTATCGAGCGCGGCATAGTCAAGGTGGGTGAAGAGGTTGAGATAGTTGGTCTCCGGCCTACGGTAAAAACCACCTGTACCGGCGTCGAAATGTTCCGCAAATTACTGGATCAAGGTCAGGCCGGGGATAACGTCGGGGTGCTGCTGCGCGGAACCAAGCGTGAAGATGTGGAGCGCGGTCAGGTGTTGGCGAAACCGGGCACCATCAAGCCGCACACGCATTTCGAAGCGGAAATTTATGTGCTTTCGAAGGAAGAGGGTGGGCGACACACTCCGTTCTTCAAAGGATACAGGCCTCAATTCTATTTTCGTACGACTGATGTTACCGGCGCCGTGGATTTGCCCGAAGGTGTGGAGATGGTTATGCCCGGTGACAATGTCAATATCAAGGTTAAATTGCTGGCTCCCATCGCAATGGACGAGGGAGTGCGTTTCGCGGTACGCGAAGGTGGCCGCACGGTCGGTGCGGGTGTTGTTTCAAAGATATTCGAGTAA
- a CDS encoding bifunctional aminoglycoside phosphotransferase/ATP-binding protein, with translation MTPESLPALIAALSNRNSPLLPLPESEQEPIRVISTHISWILLTRHYAYKIKKSVNFGFVDFTTLEKRRFFCQEELRLNRRFAADLYLETVAIHGSPDAPTLETTGHPIEYAVKLKRFEQSEIGLELAGKGLLTCELMEKLASTLAVFHNQAQRAENNSDYGSVATIRAYSEHNFSLLDSLCHPAVDAICAPIRQFEQQEFARIESVLETRKNHGFIRECHGDLHLNNLVRLGGQLIPFDCIEFNESLRWIDVINDIAFLCMDMEAHAQHAALFQTLNRYLELSGDYAGMAVFRYYCVYRAMVRAKIAHLNDPGAAPDKEVNSNLYRYLASAARFSTPDRPTLFITHGFSGSGKSWLARRMAPELAAIRINSDIERKRLHGYAALDNTKRAAGDGIYTHDATERTYTHLHDTTALLLRAGYNTIVDATFLLKRHRRQFAQLADEVGVEFKILDVDEPYEVIESRIKMRMKRNDEPSEADLSILALQKQYAEALDESEKLYIHDKKTTGQAAF, from the coding sequence ATGACGCCTGAATCCCTGCCTGCGCTGATTGCCGCATTAAGCAACCGCAACAGCCCGCTCTTACCCTTACCGGAGTCTGAACAGGAACCGATAAGAGTCATTTCGACCCACATTTCCTGGATACTATTGACGCGCCATTACGCATATAAAATCAAAAAATCGGTGAATTTCGGATTTGTTGACTTCACCACACTGGAAAAACGCAGGTTTTTCTGTCAGGAAGAGTTACGGCTGAACCGCAGATTTGCAGCCGACCTTTATCTGGAAACCGTCGCCATCCATGGTTCGCCTGACGCTCCCACGCTGGAAACAACCGGCCACCCCATCGAATACGCCGTCAAACTCAAACGCTTCGAGCAAAGCGAAATCGGCCTGGAGCTGGCAGGAAAGGGATTATTGACATGCGAGCTGATGGAAAAACTGGCAAGCACTCTGGCCGTTTTCCACAACCAGGCTCAACGAGCGGAAAACAACAGCGACTACGGCAGCGTTGCGACAATTCGCGCTTATAGCGAACATAATTTTTCACTATTGGACTCGCTTTGCCACCCCGCTGTCGACGCGATATGCGCGCCTATCCGGCAATTCGAACAGCAGGAATTCGCAAGAATAGAATCGGTGCTTGAAACACGTAAAAACCATGGATTTATTCGCGAATGCCACGGCGACCTCCATTTAAATAATCTGGTCCGCCTCGGAGGACAGCTGATACCTTTCGATTGTATCGAGTTCAATGAATCGCTGCGCTGGATAGATGTGATCAACGATATTGCTTTTCTGTGCATGGATATGGAAGCGCACGCACAGCATGCCGCCCTGTTTCAAACGCTCAATCGCTATCTTGAATTGAGCGGAGATTACGCCGGGATGGCGGTGTTCCGTTACTACTGCGTCTATCGCGCCATGGTGCGCGCCAAAATCGCCCACCTGAACGATCCCGGCGCCGCACCGGACAAAGAGGTCAATAGCAATCTATACCGCTATCTTGCGTCCGCAGCGCGCTTCAGCACGCCGGATCGCCCTACCCTGTTCATAACGCATGGTTTCTCCGGCAGCGGCAAATCATGGCTGGCGCGCCGGATGGCTCCGGAGCTGGCCGCAATACGCATCAACTCCGACATCGAACGCAAACGCCTGCACGGTTACGCCGCGCTGGATAATACGAAACGCGCTGCGGGAGACGGCATTTATACGCACGACGCGACCGAACGAACCTATACCCACCTGCACGACACCACGGCGTTACTGCTGCGCGCAGGTTATAACACGATCGTTGATGCCACGTTCCTGCTAAAGCGCCACCGCAGGCAATTTGCTCAACTGGCCGATGAAGTGGGAGTTGAATTCAAAATTCTGGATGTCGATGAGCCATACGAAGTGATCGAATCCCGCATAAAAATGCGCATGAAGCGCAACGACGAGCCGTCGGAGGCCGATTTGTCGATATTAGCCCTTCAAAAGCAATACGCGGAAGCGCTGGACGAGAGCGAGAAGCTGTACATCCATGACAAAAAAACTACCGGCCAAGCGGCATTCTAG
- the rpsJ gene encoding 30S ribosomal protein S10, which produces MSKQRIRIRLKAFDHRLIDQSAIEIVETAKRTGAQVLGPIPLPTKKERWTVLVSPHVNKDARDQYELRTHKRLMDIIDPTDKTVDALMKLDLAAGVDVQIKLN; this is translated from the coding sequence ATGTCAAAACAGAGAATTAGAATTCGCCTAAAGGCATTCGATCACCGCTTGATTGATCAATCGGCAATAGAGATCGTGGAAACAGCAAAGCGCACAGGCGCACAGGTGCTTGGCCCTATTCCGCTCCCGACGAAAAAGGAGAGATGGACTGTACTGGTATCGCCGCACGTAAACAAGGATGCGCGAGATCAATACGAGCTCAGAACACATAAGCGTCTGATGGATATTATCGATCCGACGGATAAAACCGTCGACGCACTGATGAAGCTGGATCTGGCCGCCGGCGTAGATGTTCAAATCAAGCTGAATTAA
- the rpsL gene encoding 30S ribosomal protein S12, with translation MTTINQLVRKPRVRKKEKSNVPALDSCPQRRGVCTRVYTTTPKKPNSALRKVARVRLTNGAEVTSYIGGEGHNLQEHSVVLIRGGRVKDLPGVRYHTVRGSLDTAGVQKRRQARSKYGAKRPKS, from the coding sequence ATGACGACAATCAACCAATTGGTTCGGAAACCACGTGTCAGGAAGAAGGAGAAGAGCAATGTTCCGGCTCTTGATAGCTGTCCCCAGCGTCGCGGCGTCTGTACCCGTGTTTATACGACCACGCCCAAAAAGCCCAACTCTGCACTGCGCAAGGTGGCTCGTGTGCGCCTGACCAATGGCGCCGAGGTTACCAGTTACATCGGCGGCGAAGGTCATAATCTCCAGGAGCACTCGGTGGTGCTGATACGCGGCGGTCGTGTAAAGGACTTGCCGGGCGTTCGCTACCATACCGTGCGCGGAAGTCTCGATACGGCGGGCGTACAGAAGCGTCGTCAGGCGCGTTCCAAATACGGTGCGAAGCGTCCAAAGAGTTAA
- the rdgB gene encoding RdgB/HAM1 family non-canonical purine NTP pyrophosphatase: MALKIVLASSNAGKVKEIQALLADKNIEIVPQSALGIADVEENGETFHENALIKARHAARLSGLPAIADDSGLEVDALNGAPGVYSARYAGSKSSSDADNNRKLLSELQDIPASLRTARFRCVIVLLRDADDPAPLVAEGSWEGSILDQGKGNCGFGYDPLFYVGERDCSAAELSGEEKNRLSHRGKALFSLLEQLDQI, encoded by the coding sequence GTGGCGCTAAAAATCGTGCTCGCCAGTAGTAACGCCGGTAAAGTCAAAGAAATTCAGGCTTTACTGGCCGACAAGAACATCGAAATCGTTCCGCAATCCGCACTGGGAATCGCTGATGTTGAAGAAAACGGTGAGACCTTTCATGAAAACGCGCTGATCAAGGCGCGCCATGCCGCACGTCTGAGCGGCTTGCCCGCCATTGCCGACGATTCCGGTCTGGAAGTCGATGCATTGAACGGCGCGCCCGGCGTCTATTCCGCGCGTTATGCAGGAAGCAAAAGCAGCAGCGATGCCGATAACAACCGAAAACTGCTGTCGGAATTGCAGGACATACCCGCCTCATTGCGTACCGCGCGTTTTCGCTGCGTCATCGTCCTGTTGCGCGATGCCGACGATCCCGCTCCGCTCGTCGCAGAAGGAAGCTGGGAAGGCTCGATTCTGGACCAAGGCAAAGGCAACTGCGGTTTCGGTTACGATCCGCTGTTTTATGTCGGCGAAAGAGACTGCTCCGCGGCGGAGCTGTCCGGCGAGGAGAAAAACCGGCTCAGCCATCGCGGCAAAGCCCTGTTTTCGTTGCTGGAGCAATTGGATCAGATATAA
- the rnd gene encoding ribonuclease D: MTSLYIDTPAVLDTFCARIADAPWLAIDTEFMREKTYYPQFCLIQIATPGIAACIDPLKLTDLTSLYKIIYDTDIVKVLHACRQDMEIFFHLRNEVPRPLFDTQIAAPLIGLNEQIGYAGLIADILNIQLHKGHSRTDWSQRPLTEEQLRYAAEDVIYLAQAYPIIRERLKASNRLGWLESECAILSQTETYNVAPESAWKRIAGTAQLRNRAQAVLKALAAWREQTARDENLPRGWIIKDDAVLDLARQQPQQADKLRQVRSMDERGIKRYGPVICRIIAQALKQPADINGANEKPAHRSANLEALLDTLGAIVRLIAEHNKLNPGLLASRKDLELFLAGDQESRLLQGWRQQMAAETLQAYLDGKTSLSAHQSKLALLPNHDA; encoded by the coding sequence TTGACATCTTTATACATAGACACTCCGGCTGTTCTCGACACTTTCTGCGCGCGCATTGCCGATGCGCCCTGGCTCGCTATCGATACCGAGTTCATGCGCGAAAAAACCTACTATCCGCAGTTTTGCCTGATACAGATTGCCACACCCGGGATTGCCGCCTGCATAGATCCACTTAAACTGACCGATTTAACATCTCTCTACAAGATCATATACGACACCGACATTGTCAAGGTGCTGCATGCCTGCCGACAGGATATGGAGATTTTCTTCCATCTGCGCAACGAAGTTCCCAGGCCCCTTTTCGACACGCAAATTGCAGCACCGCTGATCGGCTTGAACGAACAAATCGGTTATGCAGGCCTCATTGCCGATATTTTGAACATTCAGCTTCATAAGGGCCATTCACGCACAGACTGGTCGCAACGCCCGCTAACCGAAGAACAACTGCGCTACGCCGCCGAAGATGTGATTTATCTGGCGCAGGCGTACCCGATCATCAGAGAACGCCTGAAGGCAAGCAACAGACTGGGTTGGCTCGAATCCGAATGCGCGATCCTGTCGCAAACGGAGACATACAATGTCGCCCCGGAGTCTGCCTGGAAGCGGATAGCCGGTACCGCACAGCTTCGCAATAGGGCGCAGGCCGTGCTTAAAGCACTGGCCGCCTGGAGAGAGCAGACTGCCCGCGATGAAAACCTGCCGCGCGGCTGGATCATCAAGGACGATGCCGTACTGGATCTGGCGCGCCAGCAGCCGCAGCAAGCGGATAAACTGCGACAGGTACGCAGCATGGACGAACGCGGCATCAAACGCTATGGCCCCGTAATTTGCAGGATCATTGCACAGGCGCTGAAACAACCTGCCGACATCAACGGCGCTAATGAAAAACCGGCGCACCGCAGCGCCAACCTGGAAGCGCTGCTGGATACACTTGGCGCCATCGTCCGCCTCATTGCGGAACATAACAAATTAAATCCCGGGCTCCTGGCCAGCCGCAAGGATCTGGAGCTCTTTCTTGCCGGCGACCAGGAATCCAGGCTGTTACAGGGTTGGAGGCAACAGATGGCTGCCGAAACGCTGCAAGCCTACCTGGATGGAAAAACCAGCCTGAGCGCGCACCAGTCGAAACTGGCGCTTCTTCCGAACCATGACGCCTGA
- the rplD gene encoding 50S ribosomal protein L4 — MSLKVSVIKDGAAVEPVDVSAAVFGQHFNEPLVHQLVVAYMAAGRSGTKAQKTRSEVSGGGAKPWKQKGSGRARAGTTRSPLWRHGGVTFAASNRSYKQKLNKKMYRAAMRSIFSELLRQDRLIVTDDIYTSAPKTRELSNKLKALGASSALIITDAYNVDTFLSARNLGNVEICTADSISPVSLVHFEKVIVTTQAVKNIEVKLA; from the coding sequence ATGAGCCTAAAGGTCTCTGTAATTAAAGACGGCGCCGCCGTGGAACCGGTAGACGTAAGTGCGGCGGTTTTCGGGCAGCACTTCAACGAACCGTTGGTTCATCAGTTGGTGGTTGCATACATGGCTGCCGGCCGCTCTGGAACCAAAGCTCAGAAGACGCGTTCCGAAGTGAGCGGTGGCGGTGCGAAACCATGGAAGCAGAAAGGTTCTGGGCGGGCTCGCGCCGGCACGACACGCAGCCCCTTGTGGCGTCATGGCGGTGTTACCTTTGCAGCAAGCAATCGGTCGTACAAGCAGAAGCTGAACAAAAAAATGTACCGTGCTGCGATGCGTTCTATTTTCTCGGAATTGCTGCGCCAGGATCGTTTGATAGTAACCGACGATATATACACTTCTGCACCGAAGACGCGCGAATTGAGCAACAAGCTGAAAGCCCTGGGCGCAAGCAGTGCTCTGATTATTACCGATGCGTACAATGTAGACACTTTCCTGTCGGCACGCAACTTGGGTAACGTCGAGATTTGCACTGCTGATTCGATAAGCCCTGTTTCTCTGGTTCACTTTGAAAAAGTGATTGTGACTACCCAGGCAGTGAAGAACATTGAGGTTAAACTGGCATGA
- the rph gene encoding ribonuclease PH has product MRPSGRNPNDLRKIALTCHYTRHAEGSVLVEFGDTRVICTASIEDRVPPFLKGKGSGWITAEYGMLPRSTHERMGREAARGKQGGRTLEIQRLIGRSLRAALNLEALGERTITLDCDVIQADGGTRTASITGSFVALTLAVHRLLKQKRLKANPLHGQIASVSVGIYKGIPILDLDYKEDSDAETDMNVVMNDAGAYVEIQGTAEGHAFRREELDAMLALAGAGISELMAHQRDALAAAGASI; this is encoded by the coding sequence ATGAGACCGAGCGGACGCAATCCCAACGATCTGAGAAAAATTGCATTGACCTGCCATTACACCCGTCATGCCGAAGGGTCGGTACTGGTCGAGTTCGGCGATACGCGTGTCATCTGCACCGCCAGCATAGAAGACCGCGTCCCTCCGTTTTTGAAAGGCAAGGGCAGCGGCTGGATTACCGCAGAATACGGCATGCTGCCGCGCTCCACACACGAACGCATGGGACGCGAAGCCGCACGCGGCAAACAAGGCGGACGCACCTTGGAAATTCAGCGTTTGATTGGGCGTTCGCTGCGCGCCGCTTTAAATCTGGAAGCACTGGGCGAGCGCACCATCACCCTGGATTGCGATGTCATACAGGCTGACGGCGGCACGCGTACCGCATCCATCACCGGCAGTTTCGTAGCGCTGACGCTGGCCGTACATCGCTTACTGAAACAAAAAAGGCTCAAAGCCAATCCGTTGCACGGTCAAATAGCATCGGTTTCGGTAGGAATCTATAAAGGCATACCCATTCTCGACCTGGATTACAAAGAAGACAGCGACGCCGAAACCGATATGAACGTGGTTATGAACGACGCCGGCGCATACGTTGAAATACAGGGTACTGCTGAAGGTCACGCGTTTCGGCGCGAAGAACTCGATGCGATGCTGGCGCTGGCAGGCGCGGGTATCAGCGAATTGATGGCTCACCAAAGAGACGCGCTAGCCGCCGCCGGGGCAAGTATTTAG
- the fusA gene encoding elongation factor G produces the protein MARTTPIERYRNIGIMAHIDAGKTTTTERVLFYTGVSHKIGEVHDGAATMDWMEQEQERGITITSAATTCFWKGMHASFPQHRINIIDTPGHVDFTIEVERSLRVLDGACAVFCAVGGVEPQSETVWRQADKYGVPRLAFINKMDRAGADFLRVVEQIKTRLGAFPVPIQLPIGAEEKFEGVIDLIGLKAIYWDDATQGMRFDERDVPDEMVEECNVWRGRVIEAAAEANEVLMDKYLEGFELTEEEIYAGLRARTIANEIVPALCGSAFKNKGVQAMLDAVVHFLPSPADIPPVKGVLENGEESSRERTDEAPFSALAFKIATDPFVGALTFVRVYSGVLSSGDTVYNPIKDKRERIGRLVQMHANNREEIKEVRAGDIAAAIGLKEVTTGDTLCDQKHVITLERMVFPDPVISIAVEPKTKADQEKMGIALGKLAQEDPSFRVHTDEETGQTIISGMGELHLEIIVDRMKREFGVGANVGAPQVAYRETIRKSVEQEGKYVRQTGGRGQYGHVWLRIEPLERGKGYEFVNGVVGGTVPKEFIPAVDKGIQEQVKSGILAGFPVVDVRVTLFDGSYHDVDSNEMAFKIAGSMGFREGAQKADATLLEPIMKVDVVTPEDYMGDVVGDINRRRGIVHGLDEMPAGKVIRCEVPLAEMFGYATDLRSATQGRATYSMHFERYAEAPANVADGIINRTS, from the coding sequence ATGGCGCGCACGACACCGATAGAGAGATACCGCAATATCGGGATTATGGCGCACATTGATGCCGGCAAGACAACGACCACAGAGCGTGTTCTTTTCTATACCGGGGTTTCTCATAAGATAGGCGAAGTCCATGACGGCGCCGCCACCATGGACTGGATGGAGCAGGAGCAGGAGCGTGGCATAACGATTACGTCGGCCGCCACCACCTGTTTTTGGAAAGGTATGCATGCCAGCTTTCCACAGCACCGCATCAATATTATCGATACGCCGGGGCATGTGGACTTTACGATCGAAGTCGAGCGCTCTCTGCGGGTGCTGGATGGGGCCTGTGCTGTATTCTGTGCAGTGGGTGGCGTCGAGCCGCAGTCGGAAACCGTTTGGCGTCAAGCCGACAAGTACGGCGTGCCGCGACTGGCCTTCATTAACAAGATGGATCGCGCTGGAGCTGACTTCCTTCGCGTGGTAGAGCAGATAAAAACCCGGCTAGGCGCTTTTCCTGTTCCGATACAGTTGCCTATAGGCGCTGAAGAAAAATTCGAAGGGGTTATCGACCTGATCGGCCTGAAGGCAATCTACTGGGATGACGCTACCCAGGGTATGCGCTTTGACGAGCGCGATGTGCCTGATGAGATGGTCGAGGAATGCAATGTCTGGCGGGGAAGGGTTATTGAGGCCGCGGCCGAGGCGAACGAGGTATTGATGGATAAATACCTTGAGGGGTTTGAGCTAACCGAAGAAGAGATATACGCTGGACTGCGGGCCAGAACCATTGCGAACGAAATAGTTCCCGCTCTTTGCGGTTCCGCCTTTAAGAACAAGGGTGTGCAGGCGATGCTGGATGCGGTAGTGCATTTTCTTCCGTCGCCCGCCGATATACCGCCTGTTAAGGGTGTGCTCGAAAATGGCGAAGAAAGCAGCCGTGAGCGTACCGATGAGGCGCCCTTCTCTGCATTGGCTTTCAAGATTGCAACCGATCCGTTCGTTGGTGCGCTGACATTCGTACGCGTTTACTCGGGGGTGCTGAGCTCAGGCGATACGGTTTACAACCCGATCAAGGACAAGCGGGAGCGTATCGGACGTCTGGTGCAGATGCACGCCAACAATCGCGAAGAAATCAAGGAAGTCAGGGCGGGGGATATAGCGGCTGCTATCGGACTGAAAGAGGTTACGACGGGCGATACGCTTTGCGATCAAAAGCACGTAATCACACTGGAAAGAATGGTGTTTCCCGATCCGGTAATCTCCATAGCGGTCGAGCCAAAAACCAAGGCCGACCAGGAGAAAATGGGCATAGCGCTGGGCAAACTGGCGCAGGAAGATCCTTCCTTCAGAGTCCATACCGATGAAGAGACCGGTCAGACGATCATTTCCGGGATGGGTGAGTTGCATCTCGAAATTATCGTGGATCGCATGAAGCGGGAGTTCGGTGTCGGAGCCAATGTCGGCGCGCCTCAGGTGGCCTATCGGGAAACCATACGAAAATCGGTCGAGCAGGAAGGAAAGTATGTGCGTCAGACCGGCGGGCGAGGCCAGTATGGTCATGTCTGGTTGCGAATCGAACCTTTGGAGCGAGGCAAGGGATACGAGTTCGTAAACGGCGTGGTAGGCGGAACTGTGCCGAAGGAATTTATTCCTGCTGTAGATAAAGGTATACAGGAACAAGTAAAAAGTGGTATACTGGCAGGCTTTCCGGTAGTTGATGTTCGAGTTACATTATTCGATGGCTCCTACCATGATGTCGACTCCAATGAAATGGCGTTTAAAATTGCTGGTTCGATGGGGTTTAGAGAGGGCGCCCAGAAGGCGGATGCAACTCTGCTGGAACCGATTATGAAAGTCGATGTGGTGACCCCGGAAGACTACATGGGCGACGTGGTTGGTGATATTAATCGCCGTCGGGGTATTGTTCATGGCCTGGATGAAATGCCGGCCGGTAAGGTTATTAGATGCGAAGTGCCGCTGGCCGAAATGTTCGGTTACGCCACCGACCTGCGTTCCGCGACACAGGGCCGGGCTACCTACAGCATGCATTTCGAGCGATATGCTGAGGCGCCGGCAAATGTAGCTGATGGAATAATTAATAGAACGTCATAA
- the rpsG gene encoding 30S ribosomal protein S7, with product MSRRRNSEKRSINPDPRFGSLTLARFVNMLMQDGKKSVAEKIVYGALDYIEGKTGQNSLDVLTKALENVQPVVEVKSRRVGGATYQVPVEVRPARRSALAMRWLIDAADKRSEKGMGMKLAAEMIDANENRGTAVKKREDTHRMAEANKAFSHFRW from the coding sequence ATGTCCAGAAGAAGAAATTCAGAAAAAAGAAGTATCAACCCGGATCCTCGTTTTGGTAGCCTGACGCTGGCCCGTTTCGTCAATATGCTGATGCAGGACGGCAAGAAGTCCGTTGCGGAAAAGATTGTTTACGGCGCGCTTGACTATATCGAAGGCAAGACCGGGCAGAATTCGCTCGACGTTTTAACCAAGGCGCTTGAAAACGTGCAGCCGGTTGTCGAGGTGAAATCGCGGCGAGTGGGTGGGGCTACCTATCAGGTTCCGGTCGAAGTGCGGCCTGCGCGGCGTTCGGCCCTGGCCATGCGCTGGCTGATCGATGCCGCTGACAAACGTAGTGAGAAAGGCATGGGAATGAAGCTGGCTGCGGAAATGATCGACGCCAACGAAAATCGCGGAACCGCAGTTAAAAAGCGCGAAGATACGCATAGAATGGCTGAAGCGAATAAGGCGTTCTCGCACTTCCGTTGGTAA
- the rplC gene encoding 50S ribosomal protein L3, translating into MAIGLVGRKCGMTRVFTDDGAAIPVSVVHVDPNRIVQVKTVESDGYRAIQVTTGNVKRSRLSRPQIGHYAKAGVEAGRGLWEFRVDDADSVEYAVGAALTVDRFEEGQYVDVAGVTIGKGFAGVVKRYNFRTQDATHGNSLSHRAPGSIGQNQTPGRVMKGKKMCGHMGNENQTTQNLRVVSVDKDKSLLLIRGAIPGHKGADVVVKPAVKK; encoded by the coding sequence ATGGCAATTGGTCTTGTTGGCCGCAAATGTGGAATGACCCGCGTCTTCACTGACGACGGGGCGGCGATTCCGGTATCGGTGGTGCATGTTGATCCTAATCGGATAGTACAGGTAAAGACGGTCGAGTCAGATGGATACCGTGCAATCCAGGTAACCACTGGTAATGTTAAGCGCTCACGGTTGTCACGTCCTCAAATCGGACATTATGCTAAGGCGGGCGTGGAAGCGGGACGCGGTCTGTGGGAATTTCGAGTTGATGATGCCGATAGCGTTGAGTACGCGGTTGGCGCAGCATTGACTGTCGACCGGTTTGAAGAAGGGCAATATGTAGATGTAGCAGGGGTAACCATCGGTAAGGGATTCGCCGGCGTAGTTAAACGCTACAATTTCCGGACCCAGGATGCAACCCACGGTAACTCGCTATCGCACCGCGCACCGGGCTCTATCGGTCAGAATCAGACTCCGGGCCGCGTTATGAAAGGCAAAAAAATGTGCGGTCATATGGGTAATGAGAACCAGACCACGCAGAACCTGCGTGTCGTATCTGTCGACAAGGATAAATCGCTGCTGCTTATTCGCGGCGCCATTCCCGGTCACAAGGGCGCCGATGTCGTTGTTAAGCCGGCAGTAAAGAAATAA
- the rplW gene encoding 50S ribosomal protein L23: MRQQNLMRVIQAPIVSEKSNITAQSNRTFVFRVKKNSDKIDIKQAVELMFDVKVESVHVLNVFGKSKRFGRFAGKRSDWKKAYVKLKPGFDIELSTA, translated from the coding sequence ATGAGACAGCAGAATTTGATGCGTGTGATACAGGCGCCTATCGTATCCGAAAAGAGCAACATAACAGCGCAATCGAACAGGACCTTTGTTTTTCGCGTGAAAAAAAACTCGGACAAGATAGACATCAAGCAGGCGGTTGAGCTGATGTTCGATGTCAAGGTCGAAAGCGTGCATGTCCTCAACGTATTTGGTAAAAGCAAGCGGTTCGGGCGATTCGCCGGTAAACGATCAGATTGGAAAAAAGCTTACGTCAAGCTGAAACCCGGATTCGATATTGAGTTGTCTACTGCGTAA